A portion of the Luxibacter massiliensis genome contains these proteins:
- a CDS encoding ABC transporter ATP-binding protein: MIECRNVCFSYPAGQQSDGSRPGGTLKNISCTIEKGSFVLLCGESGCGKTTMTRLLNGLIPHYHEGNFEGTVCLDGKDTRELSLFDISLKVGSVFQNPRSQFFNVDTTSELAFGPENHGMEEGLVWEQVNKAARQLRLAPLLDRSIFSLSGGEKQKIACGSAAAVSPEIYVLDEPSSNLDSSAIADLGQLLSILKSQGKTIVISEHRLYYLSGLIDRALYLKDGEIKGDYTWEEFQGLGFKRREEMGLRPLGLDGLKDIEGPAGGGNSGEWVIKKLSFAYKRGPEILHISKAVFPAGCATAVIGHNGAGKSTFFRCLGGLEKRCRGTVQDQTKSYSGKDRLKCCYIVMQDVNHQLFTESVMDEILLSMKQEDRQKAESILAEMDLAAYKDCHPMGLSGGQKQRAAIASAMASERPLILFDEPTSGLDLFHMRQIAEMVNRMTEDGKTAVVITHDPEFILRCCNYVIHLENGQVQESYCIEERDGRERLLDFFLKAV; this comes from the coding sequence ATGATTGAATGTCGGAATGTATGCTTCTCATATCCGGCCGGCCAACAGTCTGATGGCAGCAGGCCCGGAGGCACCTTAAAAAATATTTCGTGTACCATTGAGAAAGGTTCCTTTGTCCTGCTCTGTGGGGAATCTGGCTGTGGAAAGACAACCATGACACGTCTGCTGAATGGACTGATTCCCCACTATCATGAGGGGAATTTTGAGGGTACCGTCTGTCTGGATGGAAAAGACACAAGAGAATTATCACTGTTTGATATATCGTTGAAGGTGGGTTCTGTGTTTCAAAATCCCCGTTCTCAGTTTTTTAATGTAGACACAACCAGCGAGCTGGCTTTCGGCCCCGAAAATCACGGGATGGAAGAAGGACTTGTGTGGGAACAGGTGAATAAGGCTGCCAGACAGCTGAGGCTGGCCCCTTTGCTTGACAGAAGTATATTTTCCCTTTCGGGCGGTGAAAAGCAAAAGATTGCCTGTGGATCGGCCGCGGCCGTCTCACCGGAGATTTACGTGCTGGATGAACCCTCGTCTAATCTGGATAGTTCTGCCATTGCTGACCTTGGCCAGCTCCTTTCCATTTTAAAATCTCAGGGAAAAACGATTGTTATTTCAGAACATCGTCTCTATTATCTGTCAGGCTTAATTGACCGCGCCCTATATTTAAAAGACGGGGAAATCAAGGGGGACTACACTTGGGAGGAGTTTCAGGGATTAGGCTTTAAGCGGAGGGAGGAAATGGGGCTGCGCCCTCTTGGCCTGGATGGCCTGAAAGATATAGAAGGCCCTGCCGGAGGTGGAAACAGTGGGGAATGGGTGATAAAAAAGCTTTCTTTTGCTTATAAAAGAGGGCCGGAAATTTTACATATTTCCAAAGCCGTTTTCCCGGCAGGCTGTGCCACCGCTGTAATCGGACATAATGGAGCCGGAAAATCCACCTTTTTCCGCTGCCTTGGCGGACTGGAGAAAAGGTGCAGGGGAACAGTGCAAGATCAAACTAAATCATATTCTGGGAAAGACCGTCTCAAATGCTGTTATATAGTTATGCAGGATGTAAACCATCAGCTTTTTACAGAGAGCGTTATGGATGAGATTCTTTTAAGTATGAAGCAGGAAGACAGGCAGAAAGCAGAAAGTATACTGGCTGAAATGGATCTGGCTGCATACAAAGACTGCCATCCCATGGGACTGTCCGGGGGACAGAAACAGCGGGCAGCCATTGCCTCAGCTATGGCCTCAGAGAGGCCTCTGATATTATTCGATGAGCCTACCAGCGGACTTGATTTATTCCACATGAGACAGATTGCAGAGATGGTGAATCGGATGACAGAAGACGGAAAAACTGCTGTTGTCAT
- a CDS encoding energy-coupling factor transporter transmembrane component T, translating to MKQELLASKKNKAGMMLDPRTKMAALITIAVFILGGSYEGIMQYYIIVLAAIPLVLLMSAKKWKGSFLYIALFGGSLCLEMFGLPYLSGGANYMAVAVVGILLRFTPGVVMGYFVVTTTTVSEFIAAMERLCMPRQITIPMSVMFRFFPTVAEEWNAIGDAMRMRGIGFGGKRTGAVLEYRIVPMMICSVKIGEELSAAALTRGLGGPVKRTNICKLGFHVQDILFLLVCFGAFAVQIYILAVRR from the coding sequence ATGAAACAGGAGCTCCTTGCAAGCAAGAAAAATAAGGCGGGTATGATGTTAGATCCCCGGACAAAAATGGCGGCGCTGATTACAATTGCTGTCTTTATTTTAGGCGGCTCTTATGAAGGCATTATGCAATATTACATAATTGTACTGGCGGCAATTCCGTTAGTGCTTCTTATGTCGGCAAAAAAATGGAAAGGCTCATTCCTATATATCGCATTGTTTGGAGGGAGTCTGTGTCTGGAAATGTTTGGCCTGCCATACTTAAGTGGCGGGGCGAACTATATGGCGGTAGCCGTTGTGGGTATCCTGCTCAGATTTACCCCAGGTGTGGTCATGGGATATTTTGTCGTTACTACAACCACAGTAAGTGAGTTTATTGCGGCTATGGAGAGGCTTTGTATGCCCCGGCAGATTACCATTCCTATGTCTGTTATGTTTCGTTTTTTTCCTACCGTAGCCGAGGAATGGAATGCCATCGGAGATGCCATGCGGATGCGGGGGATTGGTTTTGGGGGCAAAAGGACAGGAGCTGTCCTTGAGTACCGTATTGTTCCTATGATGATCTGCTCTGTAAAAATTGGGGAGGAACTGTCTGCAGCTGCACTTACCCGGGGATTAGGGGGGCCTGTGAAACGGACAAATATCTGTAAGCTGGGTTTTCACGTGCAGGATATTCTTTTTCTCCTCGTTTGTTTCGGTGCATTTGCGGTGCAGATTTACATACTGGCCGTAAGGAGGTAG
- a CDS encoding MptD family putative ECF transporter S component — translation MHKLQGKDLINIGIFTAIYFIVIFAAASIGFIPIFIPLISVIVPLAGGVPMMLFFSKIRKFWMLTICGLLLGIIMLLTGMGFWCIPTGLVFGLISDFMMKACSYKDAKREILIHGVFSMWVIGAFVPIVVTRDAYYQSLLSGYGREYADTLMAYMPDWILPVLLAAAFISGLAGGLIGRKLFRKHFERAGIV, via the coding sequence ATGCACAAATTGCAGGGAAAGGATTTAATCAATATTGGTATTTTTACGGCGATTTATTTTATCGTCATTTTTGCGGCGGCATCCATCGGTTTTATTCCGATTTTTATTCCACTGATCAGTGTGATTGTGCCTTTGGCCGGGGGGGTTCCCATGATGCTGTTTTTTTCTAAAATTCGAAAGTTCTGGATGCTTACAATCTGCGGGCTGCTGCTGGGGATCATCATGCTGCTGACGGGCATGGGGTTCTGGTGTATTCCCACCGGACTGGTTTTTGGCCTTATCTCTGATTTTATGATGAAAGCCTGCAGCTACAAGGATGCAAAACGGGAAATCTTGATTCACGGTGTCTTTTCCATGTGGGTAATCGGCGCGTTTGTCCCTATCGTTGTGACACGCGATGCATATTACCAGAGTCTGCTTTCCGGCTATGGCCGGGAATATGCCGATACGCTGATGGCTTATATGCCGGACTGGATTTTACCGGTACTTCTGGCAGCTGCCTTTATCAGCGGGCTTGCAGGCGGCCTGATTGGGCGGAAACTGTTCAGAAAACATTTTGAGCGGGCGGGGATTGTATAA